The bacterium nucleotide sequence CGCCGATGGACCAGACGTCGGATTTGCTCGTGCAGGTCCCTTTCCAGGTCTCAGGCGCCATGTAGATCGGCGTGCCGGCGGTGGAAGCTGCGATCGACCCGGACTTTATGAAGCGCGCCAGGCCGAAATCCGTGATCTTGATGGCGCCGTCGGAATTGATCAGGATATTCTCCGGCTTCAAGTCGCGGTGCAGCACGTTCATCCGGTGAGCGTAATCAACAGCCTCGAGAACCTGGCTGCCGATCATGAAGATCTTTGCGAACTCGATGCCGCCATACCGGATGATCTCTCGCAGAGACTGGCCGTTGACGTATTCCATGACCAGAACGAACTTGCCTTCGATGATGTCGATATTGAAGAACCTTACGATGTTGGGATGATCCAGAGATGCCAGAAGCCGCGCTTCGTCCTTGAGCATCGCGATCTCTTCAGGCCGCATCCGGCAGATCTTCAGCGCGAAATCCTGCTCCAGCAGGGTGTCGCGCGCGAGGAAAACGTCGCCGAACCGGCCGCCGCCGAGCCAGTTCTTTATTTCGTACTTGCCGAGGTTCTTTAAAAGCATATTCCTTAAAAATAATCTCTAATTTCTAAATCCTAAATCCCAAATAATATCAAAGCACAAATTACCCATTTACTTAATTACTATTTTTTTCTATGCGACCGGAAATGCGGAGAGATGGAGCAACTGGGATTTATAAGTCAGTACCTGCCCGACGATCCCCTTTCCATTGATGCGGTTGTTCTCGACCCGGCTTTTCGGTTCGATCCCCTCGAGTTCTTTTGCCAACGCCCTGATGAACCGGTTAGCGCCCAGCATCGCAGAACTCTTTTTCTGAAATTCCATCGCATCCAGGGCATAGCTCCGGATCAGTTTTTTCTCGAACATGTGATAAATATCAACGTTCGGGAAAACATCGCAGCCCAGGATCCTGCCGCCCGCACAGCCGATAATGCCGATCGTGTTGTGGTTCACGCTCTCAAAGCCCTCCAGGTACCGGTCAACTTCATCCTGAAGGTTATCGTATATCTCATGCATGGATGACGTGTTGGACTTGGTCTTGGTCACGGTCAGCTTCCGGTCGATCTCGTTCCATATCATCTTTTGAGTATCCAATTTTTTCTCATCACGGTTCTGCGCCAGTAACGATCTTATCCTCGGGTACGAGCAGTTGCCGGTCCTGAAGCCGCCGAGTTGGTCCCATCTTTTTTCCTCGACGCAGACCACCGATATGTTCTGATTGGCCCCGGCTGCCACAAGGTCCGAGACCGCGATGATCCGGTTCTGCATGGCGCCGGTTATTTCTTCGCCGTCCAGCATCAGCACAGGTTCATCACCCCCGTTATTGAATACAACTTCATCCACGACCGGCATCTCGAGCTCGCTGAAAACGCCTTTTTTCGTACGGATTATCTTATCGATCGTGTTTATCTTCAATCCGTTCTCCGGATTCCCGTTCCCCTGGATCGGGAATACGACCAGGTTGCGTAAAAATATTGGTTCTGATATTTTCAGTTCCTGAAATTTATTTTCCCTCATCGCATCCACCCATCCCCTTTATTTATTTCTCTGCCAATCCCCAGCCCATTAGTACCCATCCCCTTATCCCCGTATTTTTTTATCCTCCCATCTTCCCAACTTCATAACCTCAATCTTTTTCGCCAGACGTGTCTATCACCGTAAAGCTCCATGGAGCAGCCCACCATGAGTATTGCTGCCACAGACTGCTGCCCGCTCTTACGGCCCAGTAATAGGTGCCGGTATCATATGCGACAAAATCGTACTGCGGATAAGACGATGTATTCTGCTCGACCACGGTCGTATCCTTCATGAATTTGATCTCGTAGAACTGCTCGTCTGAAACCGTATCCCAGCGGCAAGTCAAATAGACCCCAAGGCTGTCTGAGTAAAATACCGACCCGTTTGCTGGCATCAGCAGTGTAGGCCAACGCGGACGATCCCTTACTTCAAAAGCACGTTGCCCAGACCACTCAGTCACGCCCCCTATCCATTCCGAGCTCGTTGCCCGCACGCGCCATTTGTATTGGTGAAAGTATATGGTATCAAGGTAAACCCGGTAAATACTGAAATCATAATCAAGCATAATGGCATAAGGTACATCGCTGCCGCGGGTGATCTCGAGCTCGTATCTTTCCGCCTGGGCCAACGCGTCCCACTCTAGGATAATGTCAAAAGGG carries:
- a CDS encoding DUF6569 family protein, giving the protein MRENKFQELKISEPIFLRNLVVFPIQGNGNPENGLKINTIDKIIRTKKGVFSELEMPVVDEVVFNNGGDEPVLMLDGEEITGAMQNRIIAVSDLVAAGANQNISVVCVEEKRWDQLGGFRTGNCSYPRIRSLLAQNRDEKKLDTQKMIWNEIDRKLTVTKTKSNTSSMHEIYDNLQDEVDRYLEGFESVNHNTIGIIGCAGGRILGCDVFPNVDIYHMFEKKLIRSYALDAMEFQKKSSAMLGANRFIRALAKELEGIEPKSRVENNRINGKGIVGQVLTYKSQLLHLSAFPVA